The window ctgaagaagtccaaaaaattgctgaagaagaataaatatacTACTTCGCGATAACACTTGTTGTATGTTTTCTATCTTTCCATTATGTTCTCGTGTATCTTTTGAACTTCCATTATATTCTCGTGTATCTTTTGAACTATGAGTTTGTCGACGTCTGGTTTTTGTCACAACTATAtttaaaactcggcccgggGTTCAACTCAATCCTGGTTTCGCCACTGCTCGGACCGACTCTCGAttgcgtcgccgtcgtcggtcAGACGCTGTACCGGGAACTTCACGAgtaacccaacccaaccccgcCCGTGCtcctgtttttctttttaatttccATCATGTATACGGGGGTGTATGCTCAATCTTGTActattctttttatttttagatccaTCATTCCGGAGCATTTCAAGCAATTAGCTTGGGATCGCCAATTTGCGACGTTTTGCCTGAACCACTACAACTCTTCACATCTGGTTCTGATCTACCCTATCCGGCCGCCTTCCTTTTGTAGGACCTATTTATGATACACCTCTATGAGTTGGGTTGAAAGTTGCAATAAAAGATCAAGAAACCAAGttattggatttttttttagatttttaggGAATTTACTTCCTGTAATTGTAGTTTTTCATACTCTGTTTTCCCTTTTACCGATCGATACACTTGCCCGTTTCATTTGGTTGATTCAGGACAAGTATGAGCCTGCTCCTGGCAAGGTGACCACACATTACTTTTTCTACAACGGCACTTGCTGGTGTCATGGAAACTTTGTGGCTCGTCAGAAACGATCTGGTTGGCTCTCATTCCTGCAGCCTGCTCCACGGACTCTCTTTTTCTTCGAGATCTCCGGCAGTGGATATCCCCGTGAGAAAGTTGTCACATGCACCCCCTTAGGTATGCACAGTCTTCTTCGTTCTAGCTTGATCCATGTCCTCTCTTGTCTTTTTTTACAGCATACATACGGAATATGTAGTAATTCATTGGAAGATCGCTCTCATTTGCTAGTGCCAAATGTAGGAAAACAGGGAAGACGTACCATATGATCGTCATTAGAATTTAGAATGCATTCCAGCCATATATATAGAAATAGAAACAGGCTACTGTTGGAAGTGCAAGAACTAATGTTTTAACACACCGACCCTACCTCCTTAGCAAACCTGAACTAAACTGTCTCCATAACTGAAGTTTTGAATGCCAGCTAAACCGAGCATAACCCTGCCACCGCTTTGCATGTCGCTGCCCACCATTTTTCCGTTTCTTATATTTAAGAGTTGGCATATTAGCTGTTCATAGATAGATATGTGTTCACTTTAAATTGAAGTTACCATTGTTTTCTTTTAACTATTTGCTACTGTTAGTCAAGGGTTTGGGTTTCCATTACAATGATCATGCTATGACTTAATGTGGATAGTTTACTTCATCTTATCATTGCATTTGTCCTCCACCTTGTAACTGGTCCAAGGAGAGTATGCTATATTTCTGATACTAGTAAACGGTCAGAGCTGAAAGCTGATATGAGCGTCATATATAGTGTCAACCTTATCATGTTTTTGTAGGTGCAAAATTATCTGTTGCCTTAATATTGTGTCTTAGACTTAACACCTTTCTTATGATTATCTTAACTGTATGAGCTAGCAGTTGTGTGGTTATGTGTAAACTGAGTATAAGCCAACCACCAATGCTTAACAATACTTTTCACATTAGATGTGATATTAGTCGAATTCGAACtcatatttttttctctcaACATTTGATGATCTAGACCAACAATAGATATATTTTAAATCAGATTCATGTTCTGTCCTTCCTAGTAAACATCCTCTCTGCACAACACATGATTTTGTGGAAAATACTGTTTacaaaacaaaaataattaaatatcgTGCCACTTTAGCCTACTGTACTAACAGTATTCCTATTTTTCTCTCTATGGATAACTCTTCTTCAAATTGTATATTCTTGTAGCCTTCAAGGAATCTTTCTATATCATGGACGATTTTGTGTTGTCTGGCACAAGCTTCTCAACATGTATCTCTGACATTGTTAAATAAAACATGTTACTAAATTTTAACTCTACCATACATTCTCCTGTGTCATTTAGAATTTAAATTCACATTCTGTCCCTTGCTAATCGGTTACTGTGCCATTTTCTCTTGTTAATATCTGAGTAGTTCAATCTAGTATTTGAGTTAACTTGTAATAAAACCTGCCGAAACGAGCTGCATTCTCTGTACTTTCTGCTTTGGTATTTACATTCCCAATTTACATGTTCTGCAGATAGCGTAGTGACCCCAAAGGTGTAAATGTAAATTGCCTTGATTTCAATAAAATACTCTCttaaaaaatgagtttagaacATCTTCTCAACTTGTAGAGCTTTCTTGAACTACTTGCATGTTGCCTTGATTTCTGCAGAACATAATTGACATCCTTACAAGTTCAATTCAGAAACTACTTTATAGCTTCGATGTCTGATGTTGCATTGTTTGGCTCAACATAGGAAGTATATGTTCTCCCCTGCCTGGCTACTGCAGGGTTGTCACTAAGGTTGAAAACAGACGGGTTAAATCCTGACTCGATCCATCTAATTTTCTATATTTTACCCGCCTTCCATATTTTTGGAAAAATCCGAAAACAAGACGGGAGCCGGGATGGGTTTGGGTGGGATCAGGACGGAAATGGAAGAAGGTCCATCCCACCCAGAATCCCGTATTTGCACTTGTTCCTTTGATATGGATTGTTTCTATGATATGGAATATTGATAATAACTTGTGGTACTCTATATGGATTTCCTAATCTTTTTTGCTGGGCCATCAAAGAGGTTTAGATGCACCTGATAATTTTTGTCGACAACAAGAGGAATTGGTACAATTGTGCCTTGTCTTTATATTCTGTATGGCGTCTTTTCTATTGCAATTTCTGCTGCAAGTTATCTGTTAGAACCACCTTATATGTAAATAAGCCTGATTATTGCCTTTGCTATTCCTTTTCATGCTTTTGGCAGAAATTAATTTTTGCCTTGTGTTTTCAGATGAACCAGTTACTGAAGCCTACAGTGTCTTGGGTTTCCCTCTTGGGCGCTCTAAACGTCGTAGTGGCAAATGTATGACTCCCTCTCTGTGTTTGTGTGTGCTGCGCTTGCACAGCATGATCGTTCACTTACCTCTTCTCTGTGCTGCCTGTCTTCCTGTGTTTTCGCAGCGGATACCATTTGCAGGACATGCAACCAACACTTTTATCTTCCACATCCTGAACATGACAATACGCGCAAAGTTTGTGAAATATGCTTATATCACTGTGAAATGTGCGATAATCGCCCCATTGTGCTGCATCCAGGTCACGTCAATCTCTTAAGCGAGTCTTGATCGAAAGGTGTGATTTATTCGCCAGTGTTATTGTCCTTGTTGATAACGATCATGAACTTTTTGTATTGGTGCAAGATTAATTAGTAGCATATTCTCTCTCTGCTTTTCCTGTTGTTGCAAATTAGCAGAGTATGAGTCTATTCTTCCTGGTCCAGTGTATAACAATTGTTAAGAGACCTATATATGTCATGTTAAAGACAACATGTCTAATCTGAGCTTTCAGATATCTGATGGTAACGCATTGCATTGCTAGTAACTTTTACGTTGTTGCACTAAACTTTTCTTGCCCTGTTGATTTCCTAAACTTATCTCCACCAGTCCACATTAGACAATTAGGTATTGTTCGGTTCCCCAGGAACCATGGCCTGAAACATTTCCTACTAGAAATGTTTGGCTAATTTATATAACCTTTGATGTGCTGAACTGTTGGAGAGATCTCGGCGCCACCTTTGATTCCCCAGGAACCCACAATCTTACTGGCTAGGCAACCAGTTGATCCATGCATGCAATTCATATTAGCAAGATATATTCAGCCTTCACTACTGGACTCAGGTTCTTTGCCAAGTGGGTcttttacactcggcaaaggctttgccgagtgccgaactatttgccgagtgcctttttACGCCCGGCAAAATTTTCGTCGGCAAAgacctctttgccgtgtgccgcggCAGCCCTCGGCAAAGAAAAGTAACCGTTACATTGGAGCACCGTTAGTggctgctttgccgagtgccagccatccaggcactcggcaaagatcaattttttttctgaaaaattcttTGATGAGTGCCAGCCATCTAGGTACTCGGCAAAGAtcatttttttcgaaaaattctttgccgagtgcctgcgagccaggcactcggcaaagagcggatttttttttcaaaaaattctttGCCGAGTGGATTTGTCACGTATGATGCTTATAAACCAGGACATCTCCATATGAAGTTTGTTATATCCCATGAGGAGATGCCCTTGGTTGTTGTTAAAAGTGAATGTAAATGAACAGAGATTTTGGGAACAACTGTTGTTTTCATTGATCTCTTTGGAATATATACAAGTGAACGGTTGCGTCGTACGCGCGACTGTTCGGGAGAAACGCCAAAGGACATGTCCCTTTGGTGACAAGCCTAACTGCTACTACAAAACTAACTGCTAAGCCTTTGATGAGATCGATAGTGAATGGGTGCATGTACACCAACAGGCACCGTTTCACAACACTCCCCATCGATCGAATATTACTTGAGATCAATGAAGTTGAAAGCTTGGATTCCTCGAAAAACCTTGTGGAAAAAATTTGaggaatatgtatgtataataTGCCATAAAAACTCCTTTAAACCTTGGAGGAAAATAAGGAGAAAATAGCATATATGTGTGATTTAAAATAAATCACTATGTCATTGGTATCCCATTAAAAACCCCAGTGGGGAAAAAATATTGGAGATATGACATATTGTTAACTCCCTCAAAAACCCTTTGGGAAAAATATGAGGAGATGTATAAGTTGATATACCGCAAAAACTCCTTTAAAAACCCAGTGGaaaaaaataggagaaaatatgACGGTATATTATTGGTATTGCCTCTTGGATAACTCACATgaaaaaccttttcagggaaaAATCATGAATGAGTTGTGAGGGCAATATGTGTCTTTGATATTTCCCACAAAAACCCCGATGGGGAAAATAGAAAATATGACACATTTTTGTATTGATattgcctcgttaaaaaccttttATGAGAAACCTTTGTGAGGAAAACTCATAGAGGGAAAAAAGTACAATATGATGTTTGAACAGGTTATAATCCAGGAAaagactccccctgaaccttGCAACTCTCAAAGTCATTGAATACCAATTCCATGAAATATGGATGTAGGTATGGACTTAGTGAGCAAATCTGCAAAATGATTGCAAGACTACTTTGGCAAGATGTTTAATTCCCAATATGGAGATAAAACATTTTGAACAATAATTTATGCTCTTATATGACATGTTTCCATCTTGACAATACAAGCAACCTTATATTTACAGATAATGGTTGGTGATTCTATGGAATCACATTTGATCACTCTATGAAGCCATGCATATGTGATACTTCAGAATGATAAGTGGAAGTAACCATTGGAGTCAAATTTGATGACTCGTGTGTGTGGAGATTCCACTATAATCAAATCAGTATTTAATATGGCATGGGGATTAAATAGCCAGTGATATCCACTACCATATGGATATCTATGGATATCCCTTGACTCCCACCCTTCAGTGTTGTAGAAGTTGCGCTATTTTGTGCTAGCAAAGTATCTATAAATGCAATATCAGGCCTGTTGCAATTGTAAGATACATGAGCGCTTTATGGCATTATGGTTGTCATCCCAGGGTCTGAATGGATATAAGTCCATATTTAGGGATTGAATGTGGATATGAAGTCCAATATATAATTTGGATATTGACAAACAATATCAATTGGATATTGGTATACTGATATATGTACTTAAGTTGAGACTTAAGCATATCTCATCTCAAATTCTTTCTTAGAAGCCAATTCCACACAATGGAAATTGTACTTTGAATGATTGCTTTATTATTTCAAGGTATTGAAATAATCAATATGTGTTGAGATGATAAAGAATCCAATTAGGGATTTCTTTACACATATATGCAATCATGAGTAGAGTAATCCTTCTATGGAAGGAACTCAATCAATAAGTTGTACCACAATCAACTTAACTGTCTCAAGTCATGCTATGATGACCTGAATTATACACAATGTATGTTGCGATTTGTATTTGGATTCAGAATGTGAAGTCCATTGGGACTTATATGTCCGAATCTATCAAATTCATTTGACCTGCCAATGATTGAATTTAGGAACATAATTTTCACACATACCCTTAGGTATGTTAACATTATGCTGGATCTCCGCGTGAAACCATATGCTACAAGCTCTCGTTGTTCACTACCTTGCTTCTTAAAAGAAGCTATGTGAGAGAAGACATCAGTTGTACTAATACTTCTCATCATTGAACAAGAG is drawn from Panicum virgatum strain AP13 chromosome 1N, P.virgatum_v5, whole genome shotgun sequence and contains these coding sequences:
- the LOC120653396 gene encoding uncharacterized protein LOC120653396; the encoded protein is MADASPVAFVDVWFLSQLYLKLGPGFNSILVSPLLGPTLDCVAVVGQTLYRELHESIIPEHFKQLAWDRQFATFCLNHYNSSHLDKYEPAPGKVTTHYFFYNGTCWCHGNFVARQKRSGWLSFLQPAPRTLFFFEISGSGYPREKVVTCTPLDEPVTEAYSVLGFPLGRSKRRSGKSDTICRTCNQHFYLPHPEHDNTRKVCEICLYHCEMCDNRPIVLHPGHVNLLSES